Proteins encoded together in one Candidatus Sulfotelmatobacter sp. window:
- the glgB gene encoding 1,4-alpha-glucan branching protein GlgB gives MTPEPNLDAPQFLTDQDLYLFNEGSNYRLHDKMGAHLITHDGEAGAVFSVWAPNARSVSVVGSFNGWDPKTHRLSPRGSSGIWEGFIPRVEKGALYKFHIESRQHGYRVDKADPLGLLHEKPPRTASVVWDLDYQWNDHEWMRVRESRNSLRAAQSVYEVHLGSWMRVPEDGNRSLTYLETAPRLAAYVNQLGFTHVEFLPVMEHPFYGSWGYQTTGYFAPTARYGTPQDFMYLIDYLHQHGIGVILDWVPSHFPSDGHGLSYFDGTHLYEHADARQGFHPDWKTYIFNYGRAEVRSFLMSSAMFWLDKYHIDGLRVDAVASMLYLDYSRKQGEWIPNKFGGRENLEAIDFLRRFNQEAYKEHPAIQTTAEESTSWPMVSKPVYVGGLGFGMKWDMGWMHDTLKYFQQDPVHRKYHHNQLTFRMLYSFQENFVLPLSHDEVVHGKGSLIGKMPGDEWQKFANLRLLYAYMYAQSGKKLMFMGGEFGQVREWAHDSSLEWHVLQYPVHRGVQAWMEQLNRFYRNEPAMHQLDNDPAGFEWVDANDNATSTISLLRKSESPRDTILVVCNFTPVPRMAYRVGVPHGGYWREMLNSDAREYAGSGLGNLGGVNAEETPMHGRPFSLSLTLPPLAALFFKAS, from the coding sequence ATGACTCCCGAACCCAACCTTGACGCCCCGCAGTTTCTTACCGACCAGGACCTCTACCTCTTCAACGAGGGCAGCAACTATCGCCTGCACGACAAGATGGGCGCACACCTTATCACGCACGATGGCGAGGCGGGGGCCGTTTTCAGCGTGTGGGCGCCGAACGCGCGTTCGGTCTCAGTCGTCGGAAGTTTTAACGGATGGGATCCCAAAACCCATCGCCTTAGCCCGCGCGGGTCGTCAGGGATATGGGAAGGCTTCATCCCGAGGGTCGAAAAAGGCGCGCTCTACAAATTTCATATTGAGTCGCGACAACATGGATATCGCGTCGATAAGGCCGATCCGCTCGGCCTGCTGCATGAGAAGCCTCCGCGGACCGCTTCGGTCGTATGGGATCTGGATTATCAGTGGAACGACCACGAGTGGATGCGGGTGCGCGAGAGCCGCAATTCCCTGCGCGCGGCACAATCGGTTTACGAGGTGCATCTCGGGTCATGGATGCGCGTCCCCGAAGACGGCAACCGTTCGCTGACCTATCTCGAGACTGCGCCGCGCCTCGCGGCCTATGTCAACCAACTCGGCTTTACGCACGTCGAGTTTCTGCCGGTGATGGAGCATCCCTTCTACGGCTCATGGGGATACCAGACCACCGGCTACTTCGCTCCCACCGCGCGTTACGGCACGCCGCAGGATTTCATGTATCTTATCGATTACCTGCACCAGCACGGCATTGGCGTGATTCTCGATTGGGTGCCGTCGCACTTCCCTTCCGATGGGCACGGCCTTTCTTACTTCGACGGCACACATCTTTATGAACACGCCGACGCTCGCCAGGGATTCCACCCTGACTGGAAGACGTACATTTTCAATTATGGCCGCGCCGAGGTGCGCAGTTTCCTGATGTCGAGCGCCATGTTCTGGCTCGACAAATATCACATCGACGGCCTGCGCGTCGATGCGGTCGCTTCGATGTTGTATCTCGATTACTCGCGTAAGCAGGGCGAATGGATTCCCAACAAATTCGGCGGACGGGAAAATCTCGAGGCCATCGACTTCCTGCGCCGTTTCAATCAGGAAGCCTACAAAGAACATCCCGCGATTCAGACCACGGCTGAAGAATCCACGTCGTGGCCGATGGTGTCAAAGCCGGTTTATGTCGGTGGCCTGGGCTTCGGCATGAAATGGGACATGGGCTGGATGCACGACACGCTGAAGTATTTCCAGCAGGATCCCGTCCACCGCAAGTACCACCATAATCAGCTGACATTTCGTATGCTGTATTCGTTTCAGGAAAATTTCGTGCTGCCGCTGTCGCATGACGAAGTGGTCCACGGCAAAGGATCGCTGATCGGGAAGATGCCGGGCGACGAATGGCAGAAGTTTGCCAACCTGCGTTTGCTGTATGCGTACATGTACGCGCAGTCGGGCAAGAAGCTAATGTTTATGGGCGGCGAGTTTGGCCAGGTGCGCGAGTGGGCGCACGACTCGAGTCTGGAATGGCACGTGCTGCAATATCCGGTGCATCGCGGAGTGCAGGCCTGGATGGAGCAACTCAACCGCTTTTATCGCAACGAACCGGCCATGCACCAACTCGACAACGATCCCGCGGGATTCGAGTGGGTGGATGCCAACGATAACGCCACCAGCACGATTTCGCTGCTGCGCAAAAGCGAGTCGCCGCGGGACACAATCCTGGTCGTGTGCAACTTCACCCCGGTGCCCCGCATGGCTTACCGCGTGGGCGTTCCGCACGGCGGCTACTGGCGCGAAATGCTCAACAGCGACGCCCGCGAATACGCCGGCAGCGGCCTGGGAAATCTAGGCGGAGTCAATGCCGAAGAAACTCCCATGCACGGCCGGCCATTCTCGCTGAGCTTGACTCTGCCGCCGCTGGCGGCATTATTCTTTAAAGCAAGCTGA
- a CDS encoding glycosyltransferase family 39 protein, protein MLTLTNPEHEAGQTHSSRGETFALLGIAAAVALLHILTNGRYGFHRDELQVLSDARHMDWGFVPYPPLTPFVERVSMSIFGLSMVGLRLASVIAQAILVVVAGLTARELGGRRLAQVTASLAVALSTLPLFEGTEFQYTTFDNLWWVLIAYFVVRLLKSENPRWWLPIGATVGVGFMTKYTIGFYLAGILGGVVLTSARRYLFSWWFWAGMVLGALICLPNFIWQARHGFISLHFLQHIHARDVDEGRANGFLWDQFWICTNLAAAPLWIAGLIGYLWDRRYRMLGWMYLIPLTLFMVGKGRGYYLGGAYPMLMAMGAVLGERWVASLSKIPRRTVEAVFLAGLVGWGLFMGAMIVPVAASGKLKKFALENNGDLREEIGWDDLVKTVAGIRNSLPPDQRQSLGVFVGNYGEQGAIEILGPAYRLPLPISRTNSAWLRGYPEPPPLTLIVVGYSREDAEKMFTNCRLAGRNGNSLGVENEESKYHPDIFVCGGPQRPWPEFWRDHLAYG, encoded by the coding sequence ATGTTGACACTGACGAATCCGGAACATGAGGCCGGTCAGACTCACAGTTCACGGGGCGAAACGTTTGCGCTGCTCGGCATTGCTGCGGCTGTCGCGCTCCTCCACATCCTGACCAACGGCCGTTACGGCTTTCATCGCGACGAGTTGCAGGTTCTGAGCGATGCCCGCCACATGGATTGGGGCTTCGTTCCGTATCCGCCGCTCACGCCGTTCGTGGAGCGGGTCAGCATGTCGATCTTCGGGCTGTCGATGGTCGGCCTGCGCTTGGCATCGGTCATTGCGCAGGCGATTCTCGTTGTCGTTGCGGGTTTGACAGCGCGCGAACTCGGGGGAAGGCGTCTTGCGCAAGTGACGGCGTCACTCGCCGTCGCGCTTTCTACGCTGCCGCTCTTCGAAGGAACGGAGTTCCAATACACGACCTTCGATAATTTGTGGTGGGTGCTGATCGCGTATTTCGTGGTTCGGCTGCTGAAGTCGGAGAATCCGCGGTGGTGGCTGCCGATCGGCGCTACCGTCGGTGTCGGTTTCATGACCAAGTACACGATCGGGTTCTATCTCGCCGGAATCCTGGGCGGCGTCGTGCTGACGAGTGCGCGGCGGTATCTCTTCAGTTGGTGGTTCTGGGCCGGAATGGTGCTGGGGGCTTTGATTTGTCTGCCCAATTTCATCTGGCAGGCCCGGCATGGATTCATCTCGCTGCATTTTCTACAGCACATTCATGCTCGCGACGTCGACGAGGGGCGGGCGAATGGATTTCTCTGGGATCAATTCTGGATCTGTACGAATCTGGCAGCGGCGCCACTGTGGATTGCAGGCTTGATCGGCTACCTATGGGATCGGCGCTATCGCATGCTGGGCTGGATGTATCTGATCCCGTTGACGCTGTTCATGGTAGGAAAGGGACGCGGCTATTATCTGGGCGGGGCATACCCTATGCTGATGGCGATGGGCGCAGTGCTCGGCGAACGCTGGGTGGCGTCGTTGTCAAAGATTCCCCGCCGCACCGTGGAAGCCGTGTTCTTGGCGGGACTCGTAGGGTGGGGATTATTTATGGGCGCCATGATTGTTCCGGTGGCAGCCAGCGGTAAGCTGAAGAAGTTTGCGCTGGAAAACAATGGCGACCTGCGCGAAGAAATTGGCTGGGACGATTTGGTTAAGACGGTGGCGGGCATTCGCAATTCGTTGCCGCCCGATCAGCGGCAGAGTCTTGGTGTATTTGTCGGAAACTACGGCGAGCAGGGAGCGATCGAGATTTTGGGCCCCGCTTATCGTCTGCCCTTGCCGATCAGTCGGACGAACTCGGCCTGGCTGCGCGGCTATCCTGAACCCCCACCCCTGACGCTCATAGTTGTCGGATATTCGCGCGAAGATGCCGAAAAGATGTTCACGAACTGCCGCTTGGCGGGACGTAATGGAAATTCTTTGGGCGTTGAGAACGAAGAGAGCAAGTATCATCCGGACATCTTCGTTTGCGGTGGGCCGCAAAGACCCTGGCCGGAGTTCTGGCGGGATCATTTAGCATACGGGTAG
- a CDS encoding beta-propeller fold lactonase family protein → MSKRLGWLLGVVVLVSIGLLVACGTTYNSSSDGLILVGSQGSGLIETFSFNLGSGSASAIGNTPNDTISQVCVLNGVPSSLVINPAGTYAYAIINANSSCGSTSATGLLVLKVNSDGTTSAAGSLISFSNALGVPVVPSKMVIDAAGKFLFVADRATTNTAGQYVPGAVSVFSIGSGGTVTEVAGSPFIPSPSPMTLPQAGLDIVDVAATPTVFPAIGINGVQNSVCSTAGLPPPTSQYLYAVDGLGNQVFAFTVNTTSGVLSLITSLTNPQPTDAIPAGVAVDPCNRFVYVSGSKNDRVSAYTICNGSVTQSTQCPLTPDGTLQPVAGSPFSLSGSPNGPGPLVVDPYGNYVYVLSTLSNTISPLKIAAVSGALTALNPATVATGSGPKAIAIRGDDNWLFVTNFNSPSSLSEYAITPATGALAAAQTIDTDNYPWGVAVK, encoded by the coding sequence ATGTCGAAGCGACTGGGGTGGCTGCTCGGAGTTGTGGTGTTGGTTTCTATCGGACTGCTGGTAGCTTGCGGCACCACCTATAACTCATCGTCCGATGGGCTGATTCTGGTGGGCAGTCAGGGCTCGGGTCTGATCGAGACCTTCAGTTTCAATCTGGGCAGCGGCAGCGCTTCGGCGATCGGCAACACGCCGAACGACACCATAAGCCAGGTCTGCGTGCTGAACGGCGTTCCCTCGTCGTTAGTGATTAATCCGGCCGGAACGTATGCTTACGCCATCATCAACGCCAACAGTTCGTGCGGTAGCACGAGTGCGACTGGACTGTTGGTGCTGAAGGTAAATTCCGATGGCACGACGAGCGCAGCCGGAAGCCTGATTTCGTTCAGCAACGCCCTCGGCGTGCCCGTCGTTCCCAGCAAAATGGTGATAGACGCTGCGGGAAAGTTTTTGTTTGTGGCGGACCGCGCCACGACGAACACTGCAGGGCAGTACGTTCCGGGCGCGGTTTCGGTTTTCTCCATCGGCAGCGGGGGCACTGTCACTGAGGTCGCCGGATCGCCTTTCATTCCGTCGCCTTCTCCGATGACCCTCCCGCAAGCCGGACTCGACATCGTGGACGTGGCCGCAACGCCGACCGTATTCCCTGCCATCGGCATCAATGGCGTGCAGAATTCCGTCTGTTCCACGGCAGGCCTGCCCCCACCTACCTCGCAATACTTATATGCCGTCGACGGCTTGGGGAATCAGGTGTTTGCATTCACCGTAAACACAACGTCGGGAGTTTTGAGCCTAATCACATCGCTGACGAACCCCCAACCAACCGACGCGATTCCGGCTGGCGTTGCCGTCGATCCCTGCAACCGCTTCGTCTATGTGAGCGGCAGCAAGAACGATCGGGTCAGCGCCTACACGATTTGCAATGGCTCGGTGACACAATCGACCCAATGCCCGTTAACGCCGGACGGCACGTTGCAGCCAGTCGCGGGTTCGCCGTTTTCTCTGTCGGGCAGCCCCAACGGCCCAGGACCGCTGGTAGTCGATCCCTATGGAAATTACGTCTACGTTTTGTCGACTCTTTCCAACACAATCAGTCCGCTAAAGATCGCTGCGGTTTCGGGCGCGCTGACAGCCTTGAATCCGGCAACGGTGGCCACGGGCAGTGGCCCCAAGGCCATCGCAATTCGCGGCGACGACAACTGGCTCTTCGTCACAAATTTCAACTCCCCTTCGAGCCTGTCGGAATACGCAATCACGCCCGCGACCGGCGCGCTCGCCGCAGCGCAAACGATTGATACGGACAACTATCCGTGGGGCGTCGCAGTGAAGTAA
- a CDS encoding ATP-binding protein — MKSLFLRIFLSFWTAQALFVVLAILVTMVLRPRGAAWETLRTTALNDAVSAYEEGGPQKVREYLDDLMATQHVRAYLFNEQGEEVSQRGAPDWAVRMLRSGSPSPHDGFVIPAPKVLKESRASSDGQRHFTLVMGLPPGPRVFLGPRGMPIPGLIIGVITSGLVCYLLAWYLTKPIVRLRAATRQLAAGDLTARSGAPASKRSDEVAGLVRDFDAMAERLEMLVKAQSRLLNDISHELRSPLARLNVALGLARQRAGVESTDMLDRIEMEASRLNELIGRILTLARLEDGEQKVPQTPVRLGEMVANVAEDAEFEAQERHCHVHTLIPEGDWEVRGNDSLLHSAVENVVRNAIRYTAEGSSVQIALTSEERAGGREAVLRVSDSGPGVPEDALEKMFQPFYRVDDARGRLTGGVGLGLAITERAVRFHSGKVSAFNRAEGGLIVEIRLPLIAKLATADRPPAVASI; from the coding sequence ATGAAGAGTCTCTTTCTACGAATCTTTCTATCGTTCTGGACGGCGCAGGCGTTGTTCGTAGTCCTCGCCATTCTGGTAACCATGGTGCTTCGTCCGCGGGGCGCGGCATGGGAGACGTTACGCACCACGGCATTGAACGACGCGGTCAGCGCTTACGAGGAGGGCGGCCCGCAAAAAGTTCGCGAGTATCTGGACGATCTGATGGCTACGCAGCATGTGCGGGCCTATCTTTTCAACGAGCAAGGCGAGGAAGTTTCGCAGCGCGGCGCGCCGGATTGGGCGGTGCGAATGCTGCGAAGCGGTTCGCCGTCACCGCACGATGGATTCGTGATTCCAGCCCCCAAGGTGCTGAAGGAATCGCGCGCGTCATCGGATGGGCAACGCCACTTCACGCTCGTGATGGGACTGCCCCCGGGGCCGCGCGTATTTTTGGGTCCGCGCGGAATGCCGATCCCCGGATTGATCATTGGTGTGATCACCTCCGGGCTCGTCTGCTATCTGCTGGCTTGGTATTTGACCAAGCCGATCGTACGGTTGCGCGCGGCCACACGGCAGTTGGCGGCCGGCGATTTAACGGCGCGCAGCGGCGCTCCAGCGAGCAAGCGAAGCGACGAAGTAGCTGGACTGGTGCGCGACTTTGACGCCATGGCGGAGCGTCTGGAGATGCTGGTGAAGGCGCAGTCTCGCCTGCTGAACGATATTTCCCATGAATTGCGTTCGCCTTTGGCCCGCCTCAACGTTGCGCTCGGCCTGGCGCGGCAGCGTGCTGGCGTCGAGAGCACCGACATGCTCGACCGCATCGAAATGGAAGCCAGCCGTTTGAACGAATTGATCGGCCGGATTCTTACTTTGGCTCGCCTGGAAGATGGCGAACAGAAAGTTCCGCAAACTCCGGTACGGCTGGGAGAAATGGTCGCGAACGTCGCCGAGGACGCCGAGTTCGAGGCGCAGGAGCGCCACTGCCACGTGCATACCCTAATTCCGGAAGGCGACTGGGAGGTGCGCGGAAACGATTCGCTGCTGCACAGCGCGGTGGAAAACGTGGTGCGCAACGCCATCCGCTACACGGCTGAGGGCAGTTCTGTCCAGATCGCGCTGACTAGCGAAGAACGAGCGGGCGGCCGCGAGGCGGTGCTGCGCGTGAGCGATTCCGGCCCGGGGGTTCCAGAGGATGCGCTGGAGAAAATGTTTCAACCTTTCTACCGCGTCGACGATGCTCGCGGGCGTCTTACCGGAGGCGTGGGCCTCGGCTTGGCCATCACCGAGCGTGCCGTTCGCTTCCATAGCGGTAAGGTCTCGGCCTTCAATCGTGCCGAAGGCGGATTGATCGTAGAGATTCGACTGCCGTTGATCGCGAAACTGGCGACCGCGGATCGGCCGCCGGCAGTGGCCAGTATTTAG
- a CDS encoding response regulator transcription factor produces MERILVIDDDVELCHLVQEYLRAEGFTTECVHDGESGLRKATAGEYLLAVLDVMLPGINGFEVLRRIRATSRLPVLLLTARGEDVDRIVGLEIGADDYLPKPFNPRELVARIRAVLRRTRADGSGAAPAPDVVSVGDVELDPATRIVRLEGKPVDLTSVEFNLLEVLLREAGRVVPRERLVNAVLSRKFSPFDRSIDMHVSKVRKKLGDSDSDEHIKTVRGVGYIFARPREKAKA; encoded by the coding sequence ATGGAACGAATTCTAGTTATTGATGACGATGTAGAACTCTGCCACCTTGTCCAGGAATATCTGCGCGCCGAGGGGTTTACGACCGAGTGTGTGCACGACGGGGAAAGCGGTCTCAGGAAGGCTACGGCCGGGGAATATCTGCTGGCGGTGCTCGATGTGATGCTGCCGGGTATTAACGGCTTCGAAGTGCTGCGCCGGATCCGCGCAACTTCGCGGCTGCCGGTGCTGTTGCTGACGGCACGCGGCGAAGATGTGGACCGCATCGTGGGGCTGGAAATAGGGGCTGACGACTATCTGCCGAAGCCGTTCAATCCGCGCGAACTGGTGGCGCGCATTCGAGCCGTGCTGCGGCGAACGCGCGCCGATGGCAGCGGAGCGGCTCCTGCGCCGGATGTGGTAAGCGTAGGCGATGTGGAACTGGATCCAGCGACGCGGATTGTGCGGCTCGAAGGTAAGCCGGTGGATCTCACTTCGGTCGAGTTCAATTTGCTCGAAGTGCTGTTGCGCGAGGCCGGGCGCGTGGTGCCGCGGGAACGGCTGGTGAACGCCGTGTTGAGCCGCAAGTTTTCGCCTTTCGACCGCAGCATCGATATGCACGTCAGCAAAGTGCGCAAGAAGTTAGGCGATTCCGACAGCGATGAGCACATCAAGACGGTGCGCGGCGTAGGATATATTTTTGCGCGCCCCCGGGAGAAGGCAAAGGCGTAA
- a CDS encoding alkaline phosphatase family protein, translating into MICPRFLAVVLTVTFSSAAGLAAPHTASAPSATYKLTLKLAGTGGGTVTSTPSGISCSPTCTASFASGTSVKLVATSAKGSFFAGWSGACKGTADCTLSMTTNETATATFNLDQTVKVLNHIIFMAQENRGLDHYFGYLRAYWKSNGFADRSFDGLPQFNPTSGISPLYGPAPTNPGCDPAYQPPDDCVEDSSSPQVTSYQLLTECVENPSPSWNESHDDWNLTNPFSATATLDGYVWTAAHDARENDPPFYDTDGIRAMGYYTDADLNYYYYMASQFGTSDRWFSPAMTRTSPNREYLFAATSQGDAYPIGTDSEDQSLLTATTVFQELQNAGITWKIYVDTDYTSCSSDPTPQCLLTLSYIQNFEWGQSIPTDYPNNLATMTDYFSDVQNGTLPQVALIESAGPAGLDEHGSTSDQYPTNIQLGANYVSSLINALMTSVSWKDSAFILTYDEFGGFYDHVAPQPAASPDGIAPKDLLPGDICTSTTGPDCNFTYTGYRVPLIVISPYARKHYVSHTVMDYTAMLKLIETRFSLKALTKRDAAQKSMTEFFNFNVPPWMTPPTPPAQITSGACYLNHLP; encoded by the coding sequence TTGATCTGCCCTCGGTTTCTGGCCGTAGTCCTAACCGTGACATTCTCCTCCGCTGCCGGCCTTGCCGCCCCGCATACAGCCTCAGCGCCTTCCGCGACCTATAAGCTGACCCTCAAGTTAGCGGGCACGGGCGGCGGCACGGTGACCAGCACGCCCTCTGGAATTAGTTGCTCCCCGACCTGCACCGCTTCATTCGCCTCTGGTACGAGCGTGAAATTAGTGGCTACTTCGGCCAAGGGGTCATTTTTCGCGGGGTGGTCCGGGGCGTGCAAAGGCACGGCCGACTGCACGCTGTCGATGACCACCAACGAAACCGCCACCGCGACCTTCAACCTCGATCAAACCGTGAAGGTTCTCAATCACATCATCTTCATGGCCCAGGAAAATCGCGGTCTTGACCACTACTTCGGCTATCTTCGCGCCTATTGGAAGAGCAACGGATTCGCCGATCGCTCGTTCGACGGGCTGCCGCAATTCAATCCCACTTCAGGGATCTCGCCGCTCTACGGGCCCGCGCCGACCAATCCCGGATGCGATCCTGCTTATCAGCCGCCCGATGATTGCGTGGAAGACAGTTCCAGTCCGCAGGTCACCTCGTACCAACTGCTCACGGAATGCGTGGAAAATCCCAGCCCGTCGTGGAACGAAAGCCATGACGATTGGAATCTCACCAATCCATTCTCCGCCACGGCCACTCTGGACGGCTACGTCTGGACCGCCGCTCACGATGCTCGCGAGAACGACCCGCCGTTTTACGACACCGACGGCATCCGCGCCATGGGCTATTACACCGACGCGGATCTGAATTATTACTACTACATGGCTTCTCAGTTCGGCACGTCGGATCGGTGGTTTTCTCCGGCGATGACACGCACCAGTCCCAATCGTGAGTATCTGTTCGCCGCCACTTCCCAGGGAGACGCATATCCCATCGGCACCGACAGCGAAGACCAATCGCTACTGACCGCGACCACAGTTTTCCAGGAACTGCAAAATGCCGGCATCACCTGGAAAATTTACGTGGACACCGATTACACGTCATGCTCCAGCGATCCGACACCGCAATGTTTGCTGACCTTGAGTTACATCCAGAATTTCGAATGGGGACAGTCGATCCCGACCGATTACCCGAATAACCTGGCGACGATGACAGATTATTTCAGCGACGTGCAGAACGGGACTCTGCCTCAAGTCGCCCTGATTGAATCGGCGGGGCCGGCGGGTCTCGACGAGCACGGCTCCACTTCAGACCAATATCCCACGAACATCCAACTGGGCGCGAACTATGTTTCCTCGCTCATCAACGCGCTGATGACCAGCGTGTCGTGGAAAGATTCCGCATTCATTTTGACCTATGACGAGTTCGGAGGCTTCTACGATCACGTCGCTCCGCAACCCGCGGCGAGCCCTGATGGAATTGCGCCCAAGGATCTACTCCCCGGCGACATCTGCACCTCGACGACGGGGCCCGATTGCAATTTCACTTACACCGGCTACCGCGTGCCTTTGATCGTAATCTCTCCGTATGCGAGGAAGCATTACGTATCGCATACGGTCATGGATTACACCGCCATGCTGAAGCTTATCGAGACCCGCTTCAGCCTGAAGGCGCTCACCAAGCGCGACGCCGCGCAAAAAAGCATGACCGAATTCTTCAACTTCAACGTTCCGCCCTGGATGACGCCGCCGACTCCTCCCGCACAGATCACGAGCGGCGCCTGTTACCTGAATCATTTGCCGTAG
- the lptF gene encoding LPS export ABC transporter permease LptF, translating to MRILTRYILREVAAHALIGVGIFTFVLFTRDLGRILELVVRASAPLPSVAEIFFYTVPLALTYTLPMSVLVGILIGLSRLAADSEITAMRASGMGVTSFLRALSLFVMVAWLMALGNGLYIAPRAQAALVRLEDRLKGSQVSFEIQPRVFYEGFPKKVLYVQDVKSAQGAAVWKGVFMADLTDATNPKITLAKEAIVVGEGQDRLHLHLVDGSEHETDPKDADHYQISTFQETDIPLDLPSSENKADESLPADVMNTGALWQKAARVDPISARWYLIAFHKRFALPTACLVLALVGIPLGLSSKKSGKSGGFVITIVLVFVYYVISLVGVSLARQGKVAPWFGAWLADILFLVLAIFLLSRVEKRPFELASLRALWKRDASGFQPQRARSRENAFARASTRRRMFSAGFPTLLDDYVLGDFFVYLGMILSTFLVLVLVFTLFELLGDILKNQVPATVVAEYLLNVTPYLLYNVAPLVMLLAVLVTFGVMQRSNEITAIKATGTSIYRIVTPVIVTAGVLAVGLFFADQLYLPHTNRRQEALHNQIKGKPPQTYLRPDRKWIFGQHSDIYYYQFFDPDRDTFGNISVFKLDRASFTITRRIHADRAHWADNLNRWVYEQGWDRSLRGSAIAQNGYHTFDVSTFPELSETPAYFKKEIKQYSEMNYEELRGYIRDLQQSGFDVVRLRVQLNKKLSYPLITLIMAVLAVPFSLSTGKKGAITGVAVAVGMAAFYIVVTRFFEAMGDQSLLPAALAAWSPDLIFMLVGGYLILKVPT from the coding sequence ATGCGGATTCTCACTCGCTACATTCTTCGCGAAGTGGCGGCGCACGCCCTGATCGGCGTGGGCATCTTTACTTTTGTCCTGTTCACCCGCGATCTGGGGCGCATTCTGGAACTGGTGGTCCGTGCCAGCGCACCGCTGCCCAGCGTGGCCGAGATTTTCTTTTATACCGTGCCCCTCGCGCTCACCTACACGCTGCCCATGAGCGTGCTGGTGGGAATTCTGATTGGCCTAAGCCGCCTGGCCGCCGACAGCGAAATCACTGCCATGCGCGCCAGCGGCATGGGCGTGACGAGTTTTCTGCGTGCGCTTTCCTTGTTTGTGATGGTGGCCTGGCTCATGGCATTAGGCAATGGGCTTTATATCGCCCCTCGAGCTCAGGCTGCACTCGTCCGCCTCGAAGATCGCCTCAAAGGGTCGCAGGTTTCGTTCGAAATCCAGCCCCGCGTTTTCTACGAAGGGTTTCCCAAGAAAGTTCTCTATGTGCAGGACGTGAAGAGCGCGCAAGGCGCGGCCGTGTGGAAAGGCGTGTTCATGGCCGACCTGACAGACGCGACGAATCCGAAGATTACACTGGCCAAGGAAGCCATCGTGGTCGGCGAGGGTCAGGACCGTTTGCACCTGCACCTGGTCGACGGTTCCGAGCACGAGACCGATCCCAAAGACGCAGACCACTATCAGATTTCCACCTTCCAGGAGACCGACATCCCGCTCGATCTGCCCTCGAGCGAGAACAAGGCTGACGAGTCGCTTCCGGCCGACGTAATGAACACCGGAGCACTCTGGCAGAAGGCCGCACGCGTCGATCCCATCTCCGCCCGCTGGTATCTGATCGCATTCCACAAGCGCTTCGCCTTACCGACGGCGTGCCTGGTGCTCGCGCTGGTAGGCATACCGCTGGGCTTGTCGTCGAAGAAAAGCGGCAAGTCGGGCGGATTTGTGATCACCATCGTGCTCGTGTTCGTGTATTACGTAATCTCGCTGGTGGGAGTTTCGCTGGCGCGGCAGGGCAAAGTCGCTCCGTGGTTTGGGGCGTGGTTGGCGGATATTCTGTTTCTTGTGCTCGCAATCTTTCTGCTGTCGCGGGTTGAGAAACGGCCGTTTGAACTTGCCTCGCTCCGCGCGCTATGGAAGCGCGATGCTTCCGGCTTTCAACCCCAGCGCGCTCGCAGCCGGGAAAACGCCTTCGCGCGCGCCTCCACCCGGCGCCGCATGTTCAGCGCCGGCTTTCCTACTTTGCTGGACGACTACGTGCTTGGCGATTTCTTCGTCTATCTGGGGATGATTCTCTCGACATTTCTGGTACTGGTTCTCGTCTTCACCCTGTTCGAGTTGCTGGGAGACATTCTGAAAAACCAGGTGCCCGCCACCGTGGTTGCGGAATACCTGCTCAATGTCACGCCCTATTTGCTCTACAACGTGGCTCCGCTGGTGATGCTGCTGGCGGTGCTGGTCACTTTCGGCGTCATGCAGCGCTCGAACGAGATTACGGCGATCAAGGCCACGGGAACCAGCATCTACCGCATCGTCACTCCGGTGATCGTGACGGCCGGAGTGCTGGCTGTGGGATTGTTCTTCGCCGACCAGCTTTATCTGCCCCACACCAACAGGCGACAGGAAGCGCTGCATAACCAGATCAAAGGCAAGCCGCCGCAGACTTATCTGCGGCCGGATCGCAAATGGATCTTCGGCCAGCATAGCGATATCTACTACTACCAGTTCTTCGATCCCGATCGCGACACTTTCGGCAACATCAGCGTCTTCAAACTCGATCGCGCCAGTTTTACGATTACCCGCCGCATCCACGCCGATCGCGCCCACTGGGCCGACAATCTGAATCGCTGGGTCTACGAGCAAGGGTGGGACCGCTCGCTGCGCGGCTCCGCCATTGCGCAGAACGGCTACCATACCTTCGATGTCTCCACATTCCCGGAACTCAGCGAGACCCCGGCTTATTTCAAGAAGGAGATAAAACAGTACAGCGAGATGAACTATGAAGAACTGCGGGGCTATATTCGCGACTTGCAACAGAGCGGATTCGACGTCGTACGCCTGCGCGTACAACTTAACAAGAAACTGTCGTATCCGCTCATCACTTTGATCATGGCGGTGCTCGCCGTTCCCTTCTCGTTGTCCACCGGAAAAAAAGGAGCGATCACAGGAGTGGCCGTCGCGGTGGGAATGGCTGCGTTCTACATCGTCGTGACGCGATTCTTTGAGGCGATGGGCGACCAGAGTCTGCTGCCGGCAGCGCTGGCCGCGTGGTCGCCGGACCTGATCTTTATGCTGGTGGGCGGGTATTTGATTTTGAAAGTGCCAACGTAG